A genomic stretch from Methanomassiliicoccales archaeon includes:
- a CDS encoding DUF429 domain-containing protein gives MYFIGIDLGWKMNPPRERGTALCTLSSRGQVEKIELVTTDEEIINEVTSKNHIWVGIDAPLIIPDHNKLRKCEKTLFSRGIRLLPTNRLFFERKFGGCRGEILASKLLSHGFRFPDQLSSEDRILFEVYPYGLLYIITHGKVPSYKKGGEYKRREHALRALHLASQWEPSLEIPSELKDEINRVPRRDLTGVADKIDALLSALCVYSHWINRGRRTESIGDNDDGFIILPRQEAID, from the coding sequence GTGTATTTCATCGGTATCGATCTTGGATGGAAAATGAATCCCCCACGAGAAAGGGGGACGGCTCTTTGCACTCTGAGTTCTCGAGGTCAAGTTGAAAAAATTGAGCTCGTAACAACCGATGAAGAGATCATCAATGAAGTGACCTCGAAGAATCATATTTGGGTAGGGATCGATGCTCCGCTCATTATCCCAGATCATAATAAATTGAGGAAATGCGAGAAAACACTTTTCTCAAGAGGCATTAGACTCCTTCCAACGAATCGCCTTTTCTTCGAACGGAAATTTGGTGGTTGCCGTGGGGAAATTCTTGCATCAAAATTGCTATCGCATGGCTTCAGGTTTCCCGATCAATTGTCTAGTGAGGATAGGATCTTGTTTGAAGTTTATCCTTACGGTTTACTCTATATCATCACACATGGAAAGGTCCCTTCATACAAAAAAGGCGGTGAATACAAGAGACGCGAACATGCCCTTCGGGCTCTTCATCTCGCAAGTCAATGGGAGCCTTCATTAGAAATTCCTTCAGAATTGAAAGATGAAATCAATCGCGTGCCTAGAAGAGATCTGACTGGTGTGGCGGACAAGATTGATGCACTTCTCAGCGCACTATGCGTGTATTCGCATTGGATAAATAGGGGGCGTCGCACTGAGTCTATCGGAGATAATGACGATGGTTTTATTATTCTTCCAAGGCAGGAGGCGATCGATTGA
- a CDS encoding HD domain-containing protein → MEIKQLKKRFIKDLVVGEEVDDLFSIKYKKPPRRYAGGFMFELRISDRTGQMNLKYWGTGNEETIRKLYDSLKNGDVIRVQGIVCEYKDVMEIGVNAETGDSIVVVQPGFYDIRDFVAVSDKDPDQMMSTLNSFIKKVENSFLRSLLSFFFSDESFVEKFKHAPASISIHGHWVGGLLEHTLRVAQICEFQSKLYPNLDRDLLIAGAVLHDIGKIGEYRIKTSIEETDDGMLRGHLVIGAEMVSKACGSIPEFPENLKLKICHILLSHHGKPELGSPKIPMFPEAIAVSLADDMDSRIEQYIRIKEEAATEDNWFWSKRLGSIYLR, encoded by the coding sequence ATGGAAATTAAGCAGTTGAAAAAGCGATTCATTAAAGATCTCGTTGTTGGCGAAGAGGTTGACGATCTTTTTTCAATCAAGTACAAGAAACCGCCCCGTCGCTATGCAGGAGGTTTTATGTTCGAATTACGTATCTCTGACAGAACGGGCCAGATGAATTTGAAATACTGGGGAACAGGCAATGAAGAGACAATCCGGAAACTCTACGATAGCCTCAAGAACGGCGACGTGATTAGAGTGCAAGGTATCGTGTGCGAATACAAGGATGTCATGGAGATCGGCGTGAATGCTGAGACTGGCGACTCCATCGTCGTTGTTCAACCAGGCTTTTACGACATAAGAGATTTTGTTGCAGTTAGCGACAAAGACCCAGATCAAATGATGTCGACTCTCAACTCTTTCATAAAGAAAGTTGAGAATTCGTTTCTTCGATCCCTTCTATCATTCTTTTTTTCGGACGAATCGTTTGTGGAGAAATTTAAGCATGCGCCAGCTTCTATCTCGATCCATGGTCACTGGGTGGGCGGATTGCTTGAACATACATTGCGGGTCGCACAAATATGTGAATTTCAGTCAAAACTGTATCCAAATCTCGATCGCGACCTGCTCATTGCTGGCGCGGTACTTCATGATATCGGAAAGATCGGGGAATATCGGATCAAAACGAGTATCGAGGAAACAGACGATGGCATGCTTCGTGGTCATCTCGTCATTGGCGCGGAAATGGTTTCGAAGGCATGTGGTTCCATTCCCGAGTTCCCAGAGAATCTCAAGCTCAAGATTTGTCACATCTTGTTGAGTCATCATGGGAAACCCGAACTCGGATCGCCAAAGATCCCGATGTTTCCCGAAGCCATAGCTGTTTCACTCGCTGATGACATGGATTCTCGCATTGAGCAGTATATCAGGATAAAGGAGGAAGCGGCAACGGAGGATAATTGGTTCTGGAGTAAGAGACTTGGATCAATCTATCTCCGCTAA
- a CDS encoding YkgJ family cysteine cluster protein, with translation MARYIRRGVCNRCGDCCKPRFEIDEEAKKFYAENGLPENGQCQFLALIGGEWTCTIYSRRPPFCAAFPWHPDQLKGLPRCSYYFEIEDKS, from the coding sequence GTGGCACGATATATCAGGAGGGGTGTTTGCAATCGCTGCGGCGATTGTTGCAAGCCGCGATTCGAGATCGATGAAGAAGCGAAGAAATTCTATGCCGAGAATGGTCTGCCTGAAAACGGACAGTGTCAATTTCTTGCATTGATCGGCGGCGAATGGACATGCACGATCTACTCCCGAAGGCCACCATTCTGTGCTGCATTCCCGTGGCATCCAGATCAACTAAAGGGACTCCCGAGGTGTTCCTATTATTTCGAGATAGAGGACAAGAGTTAG
- a CDS encoding NTPase, whose product MASDFKIKKNFLITGPPGIGKTTVITKVAKTLESECGGFYTTEVRIKGIRKGFKIITLDGMSGILADVSLCNAPKVGKYGVNLEDIERIAVASIEKAMITKKIVIIDEIGKMEVLSPSFRCAVIAALDSSKLVVGTIPEKGDPFFNKIREREDVEILVVSFNNRDDLPDFILQRLRKFLSADDQ is encoded by the coding sequence ATGGCGAGCGACTTTAAGATCAAGAAAAACTTTTTGATCACAGGACCGCCAGGTATCGGCAAGACGACTGTGATCACAAAAGTTGCAAAAACTCTTGAAAGCGAATGCGGTGGATTCTACACAACCGAGGTGAGAATAAAAGGAATCAGAAAAGGATTTAAGATCATTACATTGGATGGAATGAGCGGGATCCTTGCTGATGTCTCCTTGTGTAATGCGCCAAAAGTTGGCAAATATGGCGTCAATCTCGAAGACATTGAACGGATTGCAGTTGCTTCCATCGAGAAGGCGATGATAACTAAGAAGATCGTGATCATCGATGAGATTGGAAAGATGGAAGTTTTATCGCCGTCATTCAGATGTGCAGTGATCGCTGCACTTGACTCTTCCAAGCTTGTCGTCGGCACGATTCCAGAGAAAGGCGATCCATTTTTCAACAAGATTAGGGAAAGAGAGGATGTCGAGATTCTTGTTGTTTCCTTCAACAATCGTGATGATCTACCCGATTTCATTCTTCAACGACTGCGAAAGTTTTTATCTGCCGACGATCAATAG
- a CDS encoding DUF72 domain-containing protein, with protein sequence MTILVGCSGWSYDDWVGRFYPLYLAKRKEEWLRYYAQFFKTVEINSTFYRPPSEFIVRSWISKASSLGEFEFSVKLPQLITHDSLVNGKIEAAGRQARSFEEICIAPLAKENLMGTALIQLSPYFKYSSDSILSLSSFLSSIAYDRYRYAIEFRHRSWIDDSGNQIIGEVTDLLKKFNVAMVIVDGPGFPFTDQLTSYHSYIRFHGRNYDIWFDGEKEDDFRINRYDYLYSEDQLKPWEERIRKIQLETKEIRVYFNNHGSAKAVKNALQMMDLLSIPHREKEVQVQNQMKLGTFNSTHYLDESEMNHNFQISRSNRA encoded by the coding sequence ATGACCATTTTAGTGGGTTGCAGTGGCTGGTCATACGATGATTGGGTTGGAAGGTTCTATCCCCTTTATCTAGCGAAGAGGAAGGAGGAATGGCTACGATATTACGCCCAGTTCTTTAAGACCGTAGAAATCAACAGCACGTTTTACAGGCCGCCAAGCGAATTTATCGTACGGTCATGGATCTCGAAAGCATCATCCCTCGGTGAATTTGAGTTCTCTGTCAAGCTGCCACAGCTCATCACTCATGATTCGCTCGTCAACGGAAAGATTGAAGCCGCGGGTCGACAGGCCCGATCCTTCGAGGAAATTTGCATTGCACCACTTGCAAAGGAGAACCTCATGGGTACTGCTCTCATCCAATTATCTCCGTATTTCAAGTACAGTTCTGATTCGATTTTATCGCTATCTTCATTTCTCTCATCCATCGCCTACGATCGATACCGGTACGCCATTGAGTTCCGTCATAGGTCGTGGATCGACGATTCTGGAAATCAAATCATTGGAGAGGTGACCGATCTTCTCAAGAAATTTAACGTCGCAATGGTCATCGTAGATGGACCTGGATTTCCTTTCACGGATCAATTAACATCATATCATTCTTATATTCGATTTCACGGCCGGAACTACGATATCTGGTTCGATGGCGAAAAAGAAGATGACTTCCGCATCAACCGTTACGATTATCTTTATTCAGAAGACCAGCTAAAACCCTGGGAAGAGAGAATAAGAAAAATACAATTGGAGACAAAAGAAATCCGCGTCTATTTCAACAATCACGGTAGTGCAAAGGCCGTTAAGAATGCACTGCAGATGATGGACCTTCTTTCGATACCTCATCGTGAAAAGGAAGTGCAGGTGCAAAACCAAATGAAGTTGGGTACATTTAATTCCACTCATTATTTGGATGAATCCGAGATGAATCACAACTTTCAAATATCAAGATCCAATAGGGCCTAG
- a CDS encoding acetate--CoA ligase family protein, with translation MKTLFEPESIAVVGAAREESKVGHVVVKNLIASGFEGKIYPVNPKADEILGLKCYPSLSAIPGKVDLAIIVVPNVLVPRIMEDAGQKGVRSVIIISSGFKESGKEGAELEKKVGEIGRKYGINILGPNCLGLINTHHKMNATFTRNYPKKGTISVTSQSGAICTTILDWASQNNIGFSKFISVGNKVDIDEADLLGYLRDDDQTKVIAMYIEGTERGVEFMRQAALTTKSKPIIALKAGRTSSGAKAASSHTGALSGSDAVYDAAMEQSGIVRVKTIDQLFDLLLAFSNMPLPNGDRVAIVTNAGGLGVMAADAAADHGLTLASFSQETIAKLKSRLPEQANFYNPVDVIGDADAARYEFAIKTVMEDENVSCIAVMLAPTDLVDIPATARILASFAGKTKIPIVSAFVGGEDCAEGIEILRKAGIPNYESPDRAMAALSGMVRYAKIRHAWVESEPVKIEGDKRRVRELIDSVISEGRTSLSEDEGKEIFRAYGIPVPGEGLAKTPEEAVEIANKLGYPVVMKIASPDIFHKTDVGGVAINVNSPEDVRRQFELIIARCQSRMPNARIIGVSVQQMITGREVIVGMVRDPQFGPVITFGLGGIFVEILKDVSQRIAPLTRADVNKMIQSIKAYPILTGARGRKPADIESLKEVIFRVAQIALDFPEISELEINPVIVGDEGKGCGAVDALVTIRRESR, from the coding sequence ATGAAAACCCTATTCGAGCCTGAGTCGATCGCCGTTGTTGGCGCTGCAAGGGAAGAGTCGAAAGTCGGTCACGTCGTTGTGAAGAACCTCATTGCCTCTGGCTTCGAAGGGAAAATCTATCCAGTCAATCCAAAGGCTGATGAAATTCTCGGTCTCAAGTGCTATCCTTCTCTCAGCGCAATTCCTGGAAAGGTGGATCTCGCAATTATCGTCGTCCCAAATGTCCTAGTTCCAAGGATCATGGAAGACGCTGGTCAAAAAGGCGTCAGATCGGTCATCATTATTTCCTCGGGATTCAAGGAAAGTGGTAAGGAAGGGGCGGAACTCGAGAAGAAGGTCGGTGAGATTGGAAGGAAGTACGGCATTAATATCCTTGGTCCGAACTGCCTTGGGCTCATCAACACGCATCACAAAATGAATGCGACATTCACTCGCAACTATCCCAAGAAAGGGACAATTTCGGTCACATCGCAATCTGGTGCGATCTGCACGACAATCCTTGACTGGGCGTCGCAAAATAACATCGGTTTCTCGAAGTTTATCAGCGTTGGAAATAAAGTTGATATCGATGAGGCTGACCTCCTTGGTTATTTGAGGGACGATGATCAGACAAAAGTTATCGCGATGTACATCGAAGGAACTGAGCGTGGCGTCGAGTTCATGCGTCAGGCAGCACTAACAACAAAGAGCAAACCGATCATCGCGCTCAAGGCAGGACGAACAAGCTCTGGTGCAAAGGCCGCATCATCTCATACTGGTGCACTTTCAGGGAGTGATGCGGTTTATGATGCAGCGATGGAACAGTCAGGAATCGTTCGTGTCAAGACGATTGATCAACTTTTCGATCTCCTCCTCGCATTCTCGAATATGCCGCTGCCCAATGGCGACAGAGTCGCGATCGTCACGAATGCCGGTGGTCTAGGTGTGATGGCTGCAGATGCCGCCGCGGATCATGGGTTGACACTGGCATCCTTTTCACAGGAGACGATCGCGAAGCTGAAGAGCAGGTTACCCGAACAGGCGAACTTCTATAATCCTGTTGATGTGATTGGTGATGCGGATGCGGCGAGATACGAATTCGCGATCAAGACAGTGATGGAAGATGAAAACGTCTCGTGCATCGCCGTCATGCTTGCCCCAACCGATCTCGTTGATATCCCGGCGACAGCGAGGATCCTTGCTTCTTTCGCTGGCAAGACTAAGATCCCGATTGTCTCGGCATTCGTTGGCGGGGAGGATTGCGCGGAGGGGATTGAGATTCTGCGAAAGGCAGGGATTCCGAATTACGAATCGCCTGATAGGGCGATGGCCGCATTGAGTGGAATGGTTCGCTATGCAAAGATAAGGCATGCGTGGGTAGAGAGTGAGCCTGTGAAGATAGAAGGTGATAAAAGGAGGGTGCGGGAACTCATCGACAGCGTGATCTCCGAAGGCAGAACCTCTCTGAGCGAGGACGAGGGAAAGGAGATCTTCAGAGCGTATGGAATTCCTGTACCTGGTGAAGGCCTCGCAAAGACTCCAGAGGAAGCGGTCGAAATCGCAAACAAACTCGGTTATCCTGTTGTGATGAAGATCGCGTCGCCTGATATTTTTCACAAGACCGATGTCGGTGGTGTTGCAATCAATGTGAATTCACCCGAGGATGTGCGAAGGCAGTTTGAGCTTATCATCGCGCGCTGCCAGAGCAGGATGCCGAATGCAAGGATCATCGGCGTCTCAGTGCAACAGATGATCACGGGTCGAGAGGTTATTGTAGGGATGGTTAGAGACCCCCAGTTTGGGCCGGTTATCACGTTCGGTCTCGGCGGTATTTTCGTTGAAATATTGAAGGATGTATCTCAGAGAATTGCGCCACTGACGCGTGCTGATGTAAACAAGATGATCCAATCGATCAAAGCGTATCCGATACTCACAGGGGCAAGAGGTAGAAAGCCGGCGGACATAGAATCGCTCAAGGAGGTCATCTTCAGGGTAGCCCAGATCGCATTGGACTTCCCTGAAATCTCGGAATTAGAAATCAACCCTGTCATCGTTGGTGATGAAGGAAAGGGTTGTGGCGCCGTTGACGCGCTCGTAACTATAAGGAGGGAGAGTAGGTGA
- a CDS encoding AAA family ATPase codes for MKALYIGAVVERTGKTMLTLGLAKNCPGKVGYFKPFKEDIIPVDDRLVDMDAFLMKRVLGLELDEESLSPCRYDLFRPTTMERLLKAYDKVKCDFDYMLIEGARIIQTGYLHDVSGLAFSEAVGADVILVTTSHPNGVERVGMLKRLMETYKLNFKGVILNQTDDPAIEALLNEKGIPVLGSIPTIKELKYYRVKEVADALGADVIVGEEGLNRIVEEVTIGAMRPETAIKYLRRIAKKAVITGGDRSDIQIAALSTDTSCLILTGGLYPEKTVIAKAYEEQIPILLVRYDTATTAEMVEHLIARIDPEDQGKIDLITKVVREHIDLSRIWEK; via the coding sequence GTGAAGGCACTTTATATTGGTGCAGTTGTGGAAAGGACTGGGAAAACGATGCTGACGCTAGGGCTGGCAAAGAACTGCCCCGGAAAGGTTGGTTATTTCAAGCCATTCAAGGAGGACATCATTCCTGTTGATGATCGGCTCGTCGACATGGATGCGTTTCTGATGAAGAGGGTTCTTGGTCTGGAGCTTGATGAGGAATCACTCTCGCCTTGCCGATACGACCTTTTTAGACCAACAACGATGGAAAGACTTCTCAAGGCGTATGACAAGGTGAAATGCGACTTTGATTACATGCTTATTGAAGGCGCAAGAATCATTCAAACTGGTTATCTACATGATGTTTCAGGACTCGCATTCTCGGAAGCGGTCGGCGCTGATGTCATCCTCGTGACAACTTCTCATCCAAATGGGGTCGAGAGGGTCGGTATGCTAAAACGTCTCATGGAAACTTACAAACTCAATTTCAAAGGAGTCATTCTGAACCAAACGGACGATCCGGCCATTGAAGCGTTGCTCAATGAGAAGGGAATCCCTGTTCTCGGCTCGATTCCAACCATTAAGGAGCTGAAGTACTACCGCGTCAAGGAAGTCGCGGACGCGCTTGGTGCGGATGTGATTGTCGGAGAGGAGGGGCTTAACAGGATTGTCGAGGAAGTAACAATCGGTGCGATGCGACCGGAGACAGCGATTAAGTACCTGCGAAGGATCGCCAAAAAAGCGGTGATCACCGGTGGAGACAGGTCCGACATTCAGATCGCCGCACTCTCAACTGATACATCATGTCTTATCCTCACTGGAGGATTGTATCCGGAGAAGACGGTTATCGCGAAGGCATACGAAGAACAAATTCCGATTCTTCTCGTCAGATACGACACTGCAACAACTGCCGAAATGGTCGAGCATCTGATCGCGAGAATAGATCCAGAGGACCAGGGAAAGATCGATCTCATCACAAAGGTTGTCAGAGAACACATCGATCTCAGCAGGATATGGGAAAAGTAA
- a CDS encoding SMC family ATPase → MRYMELQNYRKFRHCAIEFPDGVIGIIGPNGVGKSSLIEAIAWAIYGNETPIVRTTKEGVLRAGAGPNEECRVLLEFELEGDSYRLERSMKGRELKVDARLFVNNRPAAKGDQTVTEELTRRLGMDYKAFFISVFARQKDLAALSTLRSFERKKLVLRMLEIDVLDKVVSEIDKDALSLKKDLMMLSSFLLSPNGVKKIDLLKQQLNALNLELERERNEFHLLREKLNVMEKTLAEAKARRDEMKSKEEMFNQLKNRMIEKRERVGAFERKRKDLEIEIARLQAIGDEAFLLEPSYIEYKELMKKKDEMERDLRAFEELRVSKIRLEKVRNERMAVEREVINKREMLASLAGIEDRLMTVETTMKEVDDRLNDAKYRLSLLDSEIERAESVIRETEEKRREIARLGPESSCPTCERPLGDYQAILLEKLAKEIEEQRKLISLRFEERKTIEETLKKESERKEALEKRKSDLIKKQKEEIKVIAELEHLQSKIQEFILESNELEMKITALEKITFDEAEYRKVKLRIQELEKVAQRYLESRAKFERLPELQKEMRTIEEQLEIERESLKKVQEQIDSLGYNEAEAKDAYERYEKEREAKQEVEMTLKEKEGDIRLKEYEIRNIENQIKDLEEQEKDLAAKTKHLENLNALSVIMKGFRENVMSRIVPTLSEISSSLFTELTDSKFGGMELDEDYEIHIYDGGERYPISRFSGGEADLANLCLRLAISRVIAERAGSSVNFLILDEIFGSQDQTRKRNIMRTLNQLSKQFSQIILITHIDDVKDFMTHVIHVREREDGTSEINLMT, encoded by the coding sequence TTGAGATACATGGAACTTCAGAACTACAGAAAATTCAGGCATTGTGCAATTGAATTTCCAGATGGTGTCATCGGTATCATCGGGCCGAACGGTGTTGGAAAATCTAGCCTAATTGAAGCGATTGCATGGGCGATCTACGGGAATGAAACACCAATCGTAAGAACGACGAAGGAAGGGGTCCTCAGAGCGGGCGCCGGTCCAAATGAGGAATGTCGTGTCCTTCTCGAGTTTGAGCTTGAAGGCGATTCGTACAGACTCGAGCGCTCGATGAAGGGTCGAGAACTTAAGGTCGATGCGAGGCTTTTCGTCAACAACAGACCTGCGGCGAAGGGCGATCAGACCGTCACGGAAGAGCTGACAAGAAGGCTAGGCATGGACTATAAGGCCTTTTTCATTTCAGTTTTCGCAAGGCAAAAAGATTTAGCGGCGTTGTCAACACTCCGGTCCTTTGAGCGAAAGAAACTCGTACTACGAATGCTTGAAATTGATGTTCTTGATAAGGTCGTCAGCGAGATCGATAAGGACGCCCTTTCTTTGAAAAAAGATCTCATGATGCTGTCAAGTTTTCTTTTATCGCCCAATGGCGTGAAGAAGATCGATCTGTTGAAACAACAGCTGAATGCGCTGAATCTGGAACTCGAACGCGAAAGAAACGAGTTCCACTTGCTCCGGGAAAAATTGAACGTTATGGAGAAAACGCTGGCGGAAGCCAAAGCCCGCAGGGACGAGATGAAGAGTAAGGAGGAAATGTTCAATCAACTCAAGAATCGCATGATCGAAAAACGAGAGAGAGTGGGAGCCTTTGAAAGAAAGAGGAAGGACCTCGAAATAGAAATCGCCCGACTGCAGGCAATTGGCGATGAAGCGTTTTTGCTCGAGCCGAGTTACATCGAATATAAGGAACTAATGAAAAAGAAAGATGAAATGGAACGAGACCTCCGCGCTTTTGAGGAATTGAGGGTCTCAAAGATCAGGCTCGAGAAAGTGAGGAACGAAAGAATGGCGGTGGAGAGAGAGGTTATCAATAAGAGAGAAATGCTTGCCTCGCTTGCGGGTATCGAGGATCGATTAATGACAGTAGAAACGACGATGAAGGAAGTCGATGATCGATTGAACGATGCTAAATACCGTCTCAGCCTTCTGGATTCCGAAATAGAGAGAGCTGAGAGCGTCATTAGAGAAACAGAAGAAAAGCGAAGGGAAATCGCACGTCTTGGTCCTGAAAGTTCCTGCCCAACGTGTGAAAGACCTCTCGGCGATTACCAAGCGATATTGCTTGAAAAGCTTGCGAAGGAGATTGAAGAACAGCGAAAATTGATTTCCCTTAGATTCGAAGAGAGAAAAACGATCGAAGAAACATTGAAAAAGGAAAGTGAGCGGAAAGAGGCTCTGGAGAAAAGAAAAAGCGATTTGATTAAGAAACAAAAAGAGGAAATAAAGGTCATAGCTGAGCTCGAACATCTTCAATCAAAAATCCAGGAATTTATTTTGGAAAGCAATGAACTCGAAATGAAGATCACTGCATTGGAGAAGATCACTTTCGACGAAGCCGAATATAGGAAGGTTAAGCTCAGAATCCAAGAGCTCGAGAAGGTTGCTCAGCGATATCTAGAATCGCGCGCGAAGTTTGAGCGATTGCCAGAATTGCAGAAAGAAATGAGGACGATTGAAGAACAACTCGAGATCGAAAGGGAGTCCCTTAAGAAAGTGCAGGAACAGATTGATTCGTTAGGATACAACGAGGCCGAAGCAAAGGACGCATACGAGCGCTATGAGAAGGAACGCGAGGCAAAACAGGAAGTCGAGATGACTCTCAAAGAAAAAGAAGGAGACATCCGTCTCAAAGAGTACGAGATCAGAAATATCGAAAACCAGATAAAGGATTTAGAGGAGCAGGAAAAGGATCTCGCTGCAAAAACGAAACATCTTGAAAATCTTAACGCGCTCAGTGTAATAATGAAAGGATTTCGCGAGAATGTCATGTCAAGGATCGTACCAACGCTCTCGGAAATTTCCTCTTCGTTGTTTACGGAACTGACCGATTCGAAATTCGGCGGCATGGAGCTCGACGAAGACTATGAAATCCATATTTACGACGGCGGCGAACGATACCCGATCTCGAGATTCTCTGGCGGCGAGGCTGACTTAGCAAATCTCTGTTTGAGACTTGCCATATCAAGGGTTATTGCTGAAAGGGCTGGCAGCAGTGTTAATTTTTTGATACTCGATGAGATCTTTGGATCGCAGGATCAGACGAGGAAACGGAACATCATGAGAACGCTAAATCAGCTGTCAAAGCAATTCAGCCAGATTATATTGATCACACACATTGATGACGTCAAGGATTTCATGACTCACGTGATCCATGTGAGGGAGAGAGAGGACGGGACGAGCGAGATCAACCTAATGACCTGA
- a CDS encoding DNA repair exonuclease, which yields MKIVHLSDTHIGYSAYSKVDEESGLNQREVDVFNAFKEVVDRILEINPDAVLHSGDLFDSVRPTNRAISFAIEQLVRITEKGIPVIVIAGNHSTPRLQETGSVFRIFEHINGIKPVYKGSYEKIRIGDMVVHAIPHCDSETLRENIEMIRLSKDAQYNVMMLHAGVVGLSVFKMDEFNEALIQSSYLRKEFDYIALGHYHGYFEINDNACYAGSTERFSFAEVDQKKGFLVVDLEDKRKEFVEIKTREMIDLPIIDASMLDAISLKDEIERSIESQPLGGKIVRLRIKNLRSSLYKTLDFGRIREMTKSALVFDLRYDLIQENMAVQSSTTILSSLPREFVSFLERHPVEGVNKEVIRDLGLEYLNRGLEESD from the coding sequence TTGAAGATCGTTCATTTGTCTGATACACACATTGGCTACTCCGCTTATTCCAAAGTGGACGAGGAAAGCGGCCTCAACCAACGGGAGGTCGATGTCTTCAACGCATTCAAGGAGGTTGTCGATCGGATTTTAGAGATCAACCCAGATGCCGTCCTCCATTCAGGCGATCTATTTGACTCGGTTAGACCGACGAACCGGGCGATATCGTTTGCAATCGAGCAGCTGGTTCGTATCACGGAGAAAGGCATTCCGGTGATTGTTATCGCGGGCAATCACTCAACGCCACGCCTTCAAGAAACGGGAAGTGTTTTCAGAATTTTTGAACATATCAATGGAATTAAGCCAGTGTATAAGGGTTCTTATGAAAAAATCAGAATTGGTGATATGGTCGTCCATGCGATTCCCCATTGCGATAGCGAGACATTAAGGGAAAATATCGAAATGATCAGGCTTTCCAAAGATGCGCAATATAACGTCATGATGCTTCATGCTGGCGTAGTAGGTCTCAGCGTCTTCAAGATGGACGAATTCAACGAGGCACTTATCCAATCATCGTATTTAAGAAAAGAGTTTGATTATATCGCTCTAGGCCATTACCACGGATACTTTGAAATCAACGATAACGCATGCTACGCTGGCTCAACGGAAAGATTCTCTTTTGCGGAAGTGGATCAAAAGAAAGGGTTTCTTGTGGTCGATCTTGAAGATAAGAGAAAGGAATTCGTCGAAATCAAGACGAGGGAAATGATCGACCTCCCGATCATTGATGCGTCGATGTTGGATGCGATTTCATTGAAGGATGAGATCGAGCGATCGATCGAATCGCAACCGCTTGGTGGGAAGATCGTGCGTTTGAGGATCAAGAACCTGCGCAGCTCGCTGTACAAGACGCTCGATTTCGGGAGGATCAGAGAGATGACTAAGAGTGCCCTGGTATTTGATTTAAGATACGATCTCATTCAGGAGAATATGGCAGTTCAGTCGTCCACGACAATACTGAGCTCATTGCCAAGGGAGTTTGTTTCATTCTTGGAACGGCACCCTGTGGAAGGGGTGAATAAAGAAGTAATCAGGGATCTGGGACTCGAGTACCTCAATAGGGGGCTGGAAGAATCAGATTGA